A region of Leishmania infantum JPCM5 genome chromosome 31 DNA encodes the following proteins:
- a CDS encoding putative dihydrouridine synthase (Dus) — protein MAYNQKQLEAYRQLIEEGKPFRSITCPYCNGRRDATVKHVHPSTKPPSAWGFWNDVLVRKYAAVQSPAARANMEATVTDSSAVRGAPRRVTEEVTRNEAAAEALHLDATSGPRMFIVGPMVDQSELPFRMLCRQYGATVAYTPMLHAKCFAEGAVYRSHFLSVCPPEEVKAAMEASLASPPIAAGGHGGGSSMRGGVGAGSENAVADTALVDRPCIVQFCGNDADTVLRAARFAVLGEQAAAAEQTSGSGGASVAPVYPVHVRVNGLSSSEKAPEHLLYQCDAVDLNLGCPQGIARRGHYGSFLMEDWELIHTIVHTLHVELEVPVTAKIRVFDHPGHVEAAGDKRECATNCSSAACQESDAVCAAADTSREPMKEAFDEALTILYARMIRDAGAQVLCIHGRTREMKGQQTGLANMELIRRVRDALGGTIPVISNGNVRTYDDVIDHLQETRCEGHMCAEPLLWDPKLFSNPSQPVMPGRTHGADKATRLSALHTALVYMQWVRHYPVDIGFVKAHLFKMCFHSYELHKSFREELGQLKTSAAKTKVEKGSGMNVMDAMRLGAAPRAGESTVPSGAVHGEGDDEESAAVAMAAAAASVSASAFKQCVDAIEAHLLALVEAERRCSVDGEQPKSAQAEKVKAKQEIVDVWEEGGDLGIDF, from the coding sequence ATGGCCTATAATCAAAAGCAGCTGGAAGCCTACCGGCAGCTCATTGAAGAGGGCAAACCCTTCCGCAGCATCACGTGTCCATACTGCAATGGGCGCCGTGACGCCACTGTGAAGCATGTCCACCCCAGCACAAAGCCACCCAGTGCGTGGGGTTTTTGGAATGATGTGCTGGTGCGCAAGTACGCTGCGGTGCAGTCACCGGCGGCTCGCGCAAACATGGAAGCCACCGTTACGGACTCCTCGGCGGTTAGAGGAGCTCCGCGGCGTGTCACCGAAGAAGTGACGCGCaacgaggcagcggcagaggcgctgcatcTCGACGCCACCAGCGGCCCTCGCATGTTCATTGTCGGTCCGATGGTCGACCAGAGCGAGCTTCCGTTCCGCATGCTGTGCCGTCAGTACGGCGCCACCGTGGCCTATACGCCGATGCTGCATGCAAAGTGCTTCGCCGAGGGCGCCGTGTACCGATCGcactttctctctgtgtgcccGCCGGAAGAAGTAAAAGCGGCCATGGAGGCGTCACTCGCGAGCCCCCCCATCGCAGCCGGCggacacggcggcggcagtagTATGAGGGGAGGTGTAGGGGCTGGTAGCGAGAATGCCGTGGCCGACACCGCGCTTGTGGACCGGCCGTGCATCGTGCAGTTCTGCGGGAACGACGCGGACACAGTCTTGAGGGCTGCCCGGTTTGCCGTCCTCGGCgagcaggcagcggcagcggagcagacaagcggcagcggcggtgcttcTGTGGCTCCTGTGTACCCGGTGCACGTACGAGTCAATGGTCTGTCGTCTTCAGAGAAAGCGCCAGAGCACCTTCTGTATCAGTGCGATGCCGTCGATCTCAATCTCGGGTGTCCGCAAGGCATTGCCCGGCGTGGCCACTACGGCTCCTTCCTCATGGAGGACTGGGAACTGATCCACACCATTGTGCACACCCTCCACGTGGAGTTGGAGGTGCCGGTGACGGCGAAAATACGCGTGTTCGACCACCCCGGGCACGTGGAGGCTGCCGGTGACAAACGCGAGTGCGCCACCAATTGCAGCTCCGCTGCGTGTCAAGAGAGTGACGCtgtctgcgctgctgcggacaCCTCACGGGAGCCGATGAAGGAGGCCTTCGATGAGGCTCTCACAATCCTCTACGCCCGCATGATTCGCGACGCGGGAGCACAGGTGCTCTGCATTCACGGCCGCACACGCGAGATGAAGGGTCAGCAGACCGGGTTGGCGAACATGGAGCTCATCCGCCGTGTGCGAGATGCGCTGGGCGGCACCATCCCTGTCATCTCGAACGGCAACGTGCGCACCTACGACGATGTGATTGACCACCTGCAGGAGACGCGGTGCGAGGGTCATATGTGcgccgagccgctgctgtgggaCCCGAAGCTATTCAGTAATCCCTCCCAGCCCGTCATGCCGGGACGTACCCATGGTGCCGACAAGGCGACGCGACTCTCAGCGCTGCACACGGCGCTTGTGTACATGCAGTGGGTGCGCCACTACCCGGTCGACATCGGCTTCGTAAAGGCGCACCTCTTCAAGATGTGCTTTCACAGCTACGAGCTTCACAAGAGCTTTCGTGAGGAGCTAGGTCAGCTAAAGACCAGCGCCGCGAAGACGAAGGTGGAGAAAGGAAGCGGCATGAATGTGATGGACGCGATGCGGTTGGGTGCAGCACCGAGAGCGGGTGAGTCGACTGTACCTAGTGGTGCGGTGCACGGGGAAGGGGATGACGAAGAGAGTGCAGCTGTCGCTatggctgcagcagcggcgtctgtgtctgcctcTGCCTTTAAGCAGTGCGTTGACGCGATCGAAGCGCACCTGCTGGCCCTCGTGGAAGCGGAGCGCCGATGCTCAGTGGATGGAGAGCAGCCCAAGTCTGCGCAGGCGGAGAAGGTGAAGGCGAAACAGGAAATCGTCGATGTgtgggaggaagggggtgacCTGGGCATCGACTTCTGA
- a CDS encoding putative transcription like protein nupm1 — MHLSATAAALLCVASAAALGFGIIFALFALMYFGCLRIPNGGVANGNRRWRRERNSPEQLGSSSSGEAAAVERQWKGIPLNSRPPRLTPEQEILREKAMEKYKRRQARQERRSQRQAAREARMANVREGAREGAVSEDEFAGDSSDTSRTTLTSGATTVRTTSTVAYGRSSYLRPPSGDFMVHVGEHVDNDDRCSSRSGGSRSSRGSARSRASQGTVATIKSYLRHRQRQRLRRREEQQQLELFNQWAYAQMVSSSELSSSSKSVSTSSQHDGEGSATGGGARRRTRTACGSRSRNHVHPGRSASVASSAPRPLEDVLGTDCESYPFLMNVERSNLEGFRVDTQRPSPHPTALSANTSRCDAASPGLFTYSNGTTDATSPHVASAEHVEYAVRGGSGVHTGEHVDHRQPRRHKRTWKDVEHNVALSGFFNTPTNNNMASVDTASRSHYNDGEAPAPFLSAPGEPLDSSLGVHEPICHE, encoded by the coding sequence ATGCATCTCTctgccacagccgccgccctcctctgtgtcgccagcgctgccgccttaGGCTTCGGCATCATTTTCGCTTTGTTTGCGTTGATGTACTTCGGCTGCCTCAGGATCCCGAACGGTGGTGTGGCCAATGGCaaccgccgctggcggcgcgagCGCAATTCCCCCGAGCAGCTGGGCTCGTCCTCCAgtggcgaggcggccgcggtaGAGCGTCAGTGGAAGGGCATTCCGCTGAActcgcggccgccgcgcctgaCGCCGGAGCAGGAGATCCTGCGCGAAAAGGCGATGGAGAAGTACAAGCGTCGTCAGGCCCGCCAGGAGCGCCGCAGTCAGCGCCAAGCTGCCCGCGAGGCACGCATGGCAAATGTGCGCGAGGGCGCCAGAGAAGGCGCGGTGAGCGAGGACGAGTTTGCCGGCGACTCCTCGGACACCAGTCGAACAACGCTAACGTCTGGAGCGACGACGGTGCGGACGACGTCGACTGTCGCGTACGGGCGCAGCTCCTATCTCCGACCCCCCTCAGGTGATTTCATGGTGCATGTAGGCGAGCATGTTGATAACGATGACCggtgcagctcgcgcagcggtggctcgcgaagcagccgtggcTCTGCGCGCAGTCGCGCCAGCCAAGGCACAGTTGCTACCATCAAGTCGTACTTGCgtcaccgccagcgccagcgcctgcgtcgccgcgaggagcagcagcagctggagctgTTTAACCAGTGGGCGTATGCGCAGATGGTATCCTCCTCGGAGCTGTCGTCTTCCTCAAAGTCCGTCTCTACGTCGTCACAGCATGACGGGGAGGGAAGCGCGACTGGTGGAGGCGCTCGTCGCCGCACCCGAACGGCCTGTGGCAGTCGCAGTCGCAATCATGTGCATCCGGGCCGCTCGGCCAGCGTGGCCAGCTCAGCACCTCGTCCGCTGGAGGACGTGCTCGGTACCGACTGCGAGTCGTACCCGTTCCTTATGAACGTCGAGCGCAGCAATCTGGAAGGTTTCAGAGTTGACACTCAGCGCCCATCCCCGCACCCGACTGCGCTCTCTGCAAACACTAGCAGGTGCGACGCGGCGTCTCCCGGTCTGTTTACATACTCGAACGGCACGACAGATGCAACCTCGCCGCacgtggcgtcggcggagcaCGTCGAATATGCCGTCCGTGGTGGATCCGGGGTGCACACTGGCGAGCACGTCGACcatcggcagccgcgccgccacaaGCGCACGTGGAAGGATGTCGAGCACAACGTCGCGCTCAGCGGTTTCTTTAATACCCCCACAAATAACAACATGGCCAGCGTAGACACCGCGTCTCGGTCTCACTACAACGACGGAGAAGCGCCAGCCCCATTCTTGAGCGCTCCTGGAGAACCGCTGGACAGCTCCTTGGGCGTCCACGAACCGATTTGCCATGAGTGA